The Nocardioides salarius genome includes a region encoding these proteins:
- a CDS encoding ferritin, translated as MPAPRFVEQLNAQIGNELAAHQQYLACAVHYDAETMPQMAAFFYAQALEERDHAMMMVQYLLDTDSAVVIPGVPAPLSSFDDVVGPVALALEQERQVAEQIYDLVRTAREEQDFASEQFLQWFIKEQVEEIATMSDLLAVVRRNLDDVEDIEEYVAREQDSGLDDPTAPRVAGA; from the coding sequence GTGCCCGCACCGCGCTTCGTCGAGCAGCTCAACGCCCAGATCGGCAACGAGCTGGCCGCGCACCAGCAGTACCTGGCCTGCGCCGTTCACTACGACGCCGAGACGATGCCGCAGATGGCGGCGTTCTTCTACGCCCAGGCGCTCGAGGAGCGCGACCACGCCATGATGATGGTGCAGTACCTGCTCGACACCGACTCGGCCGTGGTGATCCCCGGGGTCCCCGCGCCGCTCTCCTCCTTCGACGACGTCGTGGGCCCGGTCGCCCTGGCCCTGGAGCAGGAGCGCCAGGTCGCCGAGCAGATCTACGACCTGGTGCGTACCGCCCGCGAGGAGCAGGACTTCGCCTCCGAGCAGTTCCTGCAGTGGTTCATCAAGGAGCAGGTCGAGGAGATCGCCACGATGTCGGACCTGCTGGCCGTGGTGCGCCGCAACCTCGACGACGTCGAGGACATCGAGGAGTACGTCGCGCGCGAGCAGGACTCCGGGCTCGACGACCCGACCGCACCCCGGGTCGCCGGCGCGTAG
- a CDS encoding FAD-dependent oxidoreductase yields MSRVVVVGAGVVGLSCAVRLLEAGHRVDVVARDLPLETTSAVAAAIWYPYRALPQDRVTAWSATCFTELARLAEVPGTGVRLQEGSELLRLPAPDPWWRSAVPDLTRVASPPEGYADGWSFVAPVVEMPVYLRWLLGRVEELGGTVSRLNLSALPVPGRASGLDLVVSCVGIGARLLGADPSVVPVRGQVVRLAQVGLERWVLDGEGPTYVVPREHDVVVGGTAQEGEWSRTPDPRTAEQVLARATRLVPQLEGARVLAHRVGLRPARPSVRLERVGDVVHCYGHGGAGVTLSWGCADEVASLVG; encoded by the coding sequence ATGAGCAGGGTCGTGGTGGTCGGTGCCGGTGTCGTGGGGCTCAGCTGTGCGGTGCGGCTGCTCGAGGCGGGTCACCGGGTCGACGTCGTCGCCCGTGACCTGCCGCTCGAGACGACGAGCGCGGTGGCCGCGGCCATCTGGTATCCCTACCGGGCGCTGCCGCAGGACCGGGTCACGGCGTGGTCGGCGACCTGCTTCACCGAGCTGGCCCGCCTGGCCGAGGTGCCGGGCACGGGGGTGCGCCTCCAGGAGGGCTCCGAGCTGCTCCGGCTGCCGGCGCCCGACCCGTGGTGGCGCTCGGCGGTGCCCGACCTGACCAGGGTCGCATCGCCCCCGGAGGGGTACGCCGACGGCTGGTCGTTCGTGGCCCCGGTGGTCGAGATGCCGGTCTACCTGCGCTGGCTGCTGGGGCGGGTCGAGGAGCTCGGCGGCACGGTCTCGCGGCTCAACCTGTCGGCGCTTCCCGTGCCCGGGCGGGCCTCCGGGCTGGACCTGGTGGTCTCCTGCGTGGGCATCGGCGCGCGGCTGCTCGGCGCCGACCCGAGCGTGGTGCCGGTGCGGGGGCAGGTGGTGCGCCTGGCCCAGGTCGGGCTCGAGCGGTGGGTGCTCGACGGCGAGGGACCGACGTACGTGGTGCCGCGCGAGCACGACGTCGTGGTCGGCGGGACCGCGCAGGAGGGGGAGTGGAGCCGCACGCCCGACCCGCGGACCGCCGAGCAGGTCCTGGCCCGCGCGACGCGGCTGGTGCCGCAGCTGGAGGGGGCGCGGGTGCTGGCGCACCGGGTCGGGCTGCGCCCGGCCCGGCCCTCGGTGCGCCTGGAGCGGGTGGGCGACGTCGTGCACTGCTACGGGCACGGCGGCGCCGGGGTCACCCTGAGCTGGGGCTGCGCCGACGAGGTCGCCTCGCTGGTGGGCTGA
- a CDS encoding DUF952 domain-containing protein: protein MLIFHIATAADWSAALASGAYTTSTRWRTLEQEGFVHAARAEQWRDVHARYYADADEPLVLLEIDTDRLRSRVVEEPALAGGAETFPHVYGPIEPAAVLRAVPVPEALAATSFSSLFLRELVRAALLGVLVVVLAAVGALLLDETLGGWGVLVGAVAGAALGVVVARVLGRRRART from the coding sequence GTGCTGATCTTCCACATAGCCACGGCGGCGGACTGGAGCGCGGCGCTGGCCAGCGGGGCCTACACCACCTCCACGCGTTGGCGCACGCTCGAGCAGGAGGGCTTCGTCCACGCCGCCCGTGCCGAGCAGTGGCGCGACGTGCACGCGCGCTACTACGCGGACGCCGACGAGCCGCTGGTGCTGCTCGAGATCGACACCGACCGCCTGCGCAGCCGGGTGGTGGAGGAGCCGGCCCTCGCCGGCGGCGCCGAGACCTTCCCGCACGTCTACGGACCCATCGAGCCCGCGGCGGTGCTGCGCGCCGTGCCGGTGCCCGAGGCCCTCGCCGCCACGTCCTTCAGCAGCCTGTTCCTGCGCGAGCTGGTGCGAGCCGCACTGCTCGGCGTGCTCGTGGTCGTCCTGGCCGCCGTCGGCGCGCTGCTCCTCGACGAGACCCTCGGGGGGTGGGGCGTCCTGGTGGGCGCCGTCGCCGGTGCCGCGCTGGGCGTCGTCGTGGCGCGGGTCCTGGGCCGGCGACGCGCCCGGACCTGA
- the nucS gene encoding endonuclease NucS, translating into MRLVVARCQVDYAGRLTAHLPMATRVLMIKADGSVLVHSDGGSYKPLNWMSPPCTLAEGHDEHGTAEWVVTSTKTGDSLRILLEEVHSDSSHELGVDPGLVKDGVEKHLQELLAEHPATLAEGLVLVRREYPTAIGPVDLMCRDGEGRSVAVEIKRRGEIDGVEQLTRYLELLNRDPLLAPVRGIFAAQAIKPQARVLATDRGISCAVVDYDALRGMDDAEARLF; encoded by the coding sequence GTGAGACTCGTCGTTGCCCGCTGCCAGGTCGACTACGCCGGTCGGCTCACCGCGCACCTGCCGATGGCGACCCGGGTGCTGATGATCAAGGCCGACGGGTCGGTGCTGGTGCACTCCGACGGCGGCTCCTACAAGCCGCTGAACTGGATGTCGCCGCCGTGCACGCTGGCCGAGGGCCACGACGAGCACGGCACCGCCGAGTGGGTGGTCACCTCCACCAAGACCGGCGACAGCCTGCGGATCCTGCTCGAGGAGGTGCACAGCGACTCCTCCCACGAGCTGGGCGTCGACCCGGGCCTGGTCAAGGACGGCGTCGAGAAGCACCTGCAGGAGCTGCTGGCCGAGCACCCGGCCACGCTGGCCGAGGGCCTGGTGCTCGTGCGCCGCGAGTACCCCACCGCGATCGGCCCGGTCGACCTGATGTGCCGCGACGGCGAGGGCCGCTCGGTGGCGGTCGAGATCAAGCGCCGCGGCGAGATCGACGGCGTCGAGCAGCTGACCCGCTACCTCGAGCTGCTCAACCGCGACCCGCTGCTCGCGCCGGTGCGCGGCATCTTCGCCGCCCAGGCGATCAAGCCGCAGGCGCGGGTGCTGGCCACCGACCGCGGCATCTCGTGCGCGGTCGTCGACTACGACGCGCTGCGCGGCATGGACGACGCCGAGGCTCGCCTGTTCTGA